The Plutella xylostella chromosome 12, ilPluXylo3.1, whole genome shotgun sequence genome includes a window with the following:
- the LOC105386682 gene encoding coiled-coil domain-containing protein 97: MDLVSDTTLSTTSNSADECEDEVDPIHDIIDYLIRCANISFRNAHIDEAQVRTSEKKHMALDIYKKSISYFLLQFGKYLAPQHLQYFEKLPISNDIEGEKLKNCVKELKRYHSEDVKRKRIRNRRYQACLKLQEDSDYFSEKEMMFRNPLLYEQLVGQYLTDEEIRERDGADAENLTFLNMILETVDRNEMRQTKNEQMLNEDEELGDTQPDDLNIPKAPTRWGEFETPDTQVTAKPEKRKQNCISAPERQLLRQEFLQEMYNSFIDGRDVDIDYTSIDNNEQYDDLKQLSQDAEDKYFDSETTDVDNLEEHMKLVEVYGKKSSGDGADDTLDIFMDHLNKRHVNC, translated from the coding sequence ATGGATTTAGTAAGTGATACTACATTGAGTACTACATCAAACAGTGCAGATGAATGTGAAGATGAAGTGGATCCCATTCACGATATCATTGATTACTTAATTCGGTGCGCAAACATATCCTTCAGGAATGCTCATATAGACGAAGCTCAAGTGCGCACTAGCGAAAAGAAACACATGGCTCTCGACATCTACAAAAAATCGATCTCATACTTTCTGTTACAATTCGGTAAATATTTAGCTCCACaacatttacaatattttgagAAACTACCCATCTCCAATGATATTGAAGGtgaaaaacttaaaaactgTGTGAAAGAATTAAAACGATATCACTCTGAAGATGTAAAGCGAAAGAGAATACGAAACAGGCGCTACCAAGCTTGCCTAAAACTTCAAGAGGACTCAGACTATTTTAGTGAAAAGGAAATGATGTTCCGTAACCCTTTATTGTATGAACAGCTAGTGGGGCAGTACCTCACTGATGAAGAGATCAGAGAGAGAGATGGGGCTGATGCAGAGAACCTCACATTTCTCAACATGATTCTGGAAACGGTTGACCGTAATGAAATGAGGCAGACTAAAAATGAACAGATGTTAAATGAAGATGAGGAATTAGGAGATACTCAGCCTGATGACTTGAATATCCCTAAAGCTCCTACTAGGTGGGGAGAGTTTGAAACACCAGATACACAAGTCACAGCTAAACCTGAGAAGAgaaaacaaaactgcatcagTGCTCCGGAGAGACAACTCCTACGTCAAGAGTTTTTACAGGAAATGTACAACAGCTTCATAGATGGCAGAGATGTAGACATAGACTACACCAGCATAGACAACAATGAACAATATGATGATCTGAAACAGTTGTCACAAGATGCTGAAGATAAATACTTTGATTCTGAGACCACTGATGTAGACAACTTGGAAGAACATATGAAGCTGGTAGAAGTATATGGGAAGAAGAGCAGCGGTGATGGTGCTGATGATACTCTAGATATATTTATGGATCACTTAAATAAAAGACATGTAAACTGTTAA
- the LOC105386683 gene encoding LOW QUALITY PROTEIN: ATP-binding cassette sub-family C member 10 (The sequence of the model RefSeq protein was modified relative to this genomic sequence to represent the inferred CDS: substituted 1 base at 1 genomic stop codon), with protein MDILNINWKWEDMCGPEGFHPWNDTSKDFGYCFQELCLQVPVFFITAIVSAYYLGYRNDWVIREKPQDRALVLRSFIVLALVFIPIIDLYVLITEPGYVLYPIVYFVAGASCLCWLVHFGYVLALRHRLGPSSRGPTSLLVCWGAAVVLNILSLRSNSMTGASIASDIATLCCHGLYLLTLVPHSQTRQTYYSPCLVGSRHNHNEYTPLLPHIDDGILGTAMQGAGLWSKLTFSWVEPLFLKGLENKLDDPEELFDVPANVGCSYVGARIDKALIGNVDIYQQYVEVPHEPFISSGYGATGESVPQSSTPVTPNSRVLVRPARRQNVTLFRALHSCFAVQFYSIGVLKFTSDMAGFAGPMLLNKLVTFVQDGSMDIHYGYMYAGGLLASTLTQAIFNSHFNWNMALIGIKMQGAIVSTILRKTLSVTSTELNKVFSIGEITNFMSTDTDRIVNSCPSFHALWSIPLQLFITLFLLYQQVGISFLAGVGFSVVLIPINKVIANKIGRLSTELMRHKDARVNFVTDMLKGIRTVKMHVWEDYFINRVNDARTLELRYLRLRKLLDALCVVLWATTPVLVAALTLGVHALRGATLDAPTVFTTVALVNMLISPLNAFPWVLNGLTEAWVSVKRIQKLLELPDMDPERYYDRLNTNRDEEKMIIFNNASFSWAKPSDKKKPPPKTKKNKGKSKRKTSKANLQRRDSISSVDAIPSDQPFTLRNINLDIGREDFIGIAGPVGSGKTSLLHAIIGDMIKRGGDIQIPEHLDSFGYVSQSAWLVRGTIRDNILFGKPYDEAKFRAVVDACALTEDLNVLGWAAAAGDGGCTLSGGQRTRIALARAVYQDKQVYLLDDVLSGVDARVAQHIMQRCILGLLKRTTRVLVAHSPKHLARANTVLLMKDGKIVKQGPPETVLNDIEEYLPSETESIGEEPVQAPPKDDDPAEVASQDSLAQYEGMSQGTVRWWVVGLYLRSIGFFLSTAIVLSLILMQVSQNFTFLWLAYWVKNRASNATTLEITHENTKFLDHGFNAIDTVIHSIINGTLFKKDANVNATKLNEQLGGETLMPNSDMFYLEVYFGLAGLNVVFTVMRAFLFAYGGVQAATRMHRMLLKTVVKAEVKFFDTTPLGRIVNRFSSDTYTVDDSLPFILNILLAQLFSLIGALSVTLYGVPYVAVALVPLLPVYYWLQRRYRVSSRQLKRLQSVTLTPVYSHFSDTLQGLTSIRALGAGARWLEKGSDSVERSQRAALSAAAAAAWLALRLQGAAAALCAAAALAPLHSATAAGEXRLVGLALSYALSLTSMVSGVMNAFTETEREMIAVERVGEYIREIEVEKIDGDPPPYGWPTQGVIEFKDVVLKYSDRPTAAPALNGVSFSTHSGERVGVVGRTGAGKSSLLHALLRTRRLQAGAVAVDNVPLSTMHLHALRSRIGVIPQEPFIFTGTVRENTDPLRIHTDAEISRALERCGAAGEAFALACPAAALSRGQRQLLCLARALLQRAKVLLIDEATANLDQETERLILDALKCSFAGATVLFVAHRVLGVLECARVLVLAQGKVQEYAPPDELLADPTSQLYRLVHAHEE; from the exons atGGATATCCTAAATATCAATTGGAAATGGGAAGATATGTGTGGCCCTGAGGGCTTTCACCCTTGGAACGACACGTCGAAGGACTTCGGTTACTGTTTTCAAGAACTATGTTTGCAAGtgccagttttttttataactgcTATAGTTTCAGCTTACTACCTGGGATACAGAAATGACTGGGTGATTCGGGAGAAGCCTCAGGACCGTGCTCTAGTACTGAGAAGTTTCATTGTGTTAGCTCTtgtatttatacctataattgacctgtatgtacttataacgGAGCCGGGTTATGTTTTGTACCCAATCGTCTATTTTGTGGCCGGTGCATCATGCTTGTGTTGGCTGGTGCACTTCGGCTACGTGCTGGCGCTGCGGCACCGGCTCGGGCCGAGCTCCCGAGGTCCAACAAGTCTGCTGGTGTGTTGGGGTGCAGCCGTGGTGTTGAACATCCTGTCGCTCCGGAGCAACTCCATGACCGGAGCGTCCATAGCAAGCGACATTGCCACTCTGTGCTGCCACGGTCTCTACCTGCTCACCCTGGTGCCACACAGCCAAACCAGACAGACATACTATTCACCATGTCTTGTTGGATCTCGACACAACCAT AATGAGTATACACCCCTGCTGCCACATATAGATGATGGGATCCTGGGAACTGCTATGCAAGGAGCAGGGCTCTGGTCTAAACTAACTTTTAGTTGGGTTGAACCTCTTTTTCTCAAAG GACTTGAAAACAAACTAGATGACCCAGAAGAACTGTTTGATGTTCCCGCAAATGTAGGGTGCTCTTATGTTGGGGCAAGGATTGACAAGGCCCTCATCGGCAATGTTGATATCTACCAACAGTATGTGGAGGTGCCACATGAACCATTTATTAGCTCAG GCTACGGCGCGACGGGCGAGTCGGTCCCTCAATCCTCCACGCCAGTCACTCCCAACTCCCGCGTGCTGGTCCGGCCCGCGCGCAGACAGAACGTCACCCTGTTCCGAGCCCTACACTCCTGCTTCGCCGTACAGTTCTACAGCATCGGGGTACTGAAGTTCACATCTGACATGGCCGGCTTCGCTGGGCCTATGCTGCTGAATAAACTGGTCACGTTTGTGCAGGATGGCTCTATGGATATTCATTATGG CTACATGTATGCAGGAGGCCTCCTCGCATCAACCCTCACTCAGGCGATCTTCAACTCCCACTTCAACTGGAACATGGCGCTCATTGGCATCAAGATGCAGGGCGCGATAGTATCCACGATCCTCAGGAAGACCCTGAGTGTGACCTCTACGGAGCTGAATAAAGTGTTCAGTATAGGAGAGATCACTAACTTCATGTCGACGGACACGGACCGCATCGTGAACTCGTGTCCGAGCTTCCACGCGCTGTGGAGCATACCGCTGCAG CTCTTCATAACGCTCTTCCTCTTATACCAGCAAGTCGGAATATCGTTCCTAGCTGGAGTGGGCTTCTCTGTCGTCCTCATCCCTATTAACAAGGTGATAGCGAATAAAATCGGACGGCTGAGCACTGAGCTGATGCGACATAAAGACGCGAGGGTCAACTTCGTGACGGACATGCTGAAGGGAATACGGACCGTCAAAATGCACGTGTGGGAAGACTACTTTATTAATAGAGTCAATG ACGCGCGCACGCTAGAGCTGCGCTACCTGCGCCTGCGCAAGCTGCTGGACGCGCTGTGCGTGGTGCTGTGGGCCACCACGCCCGTGCTCGTGGCCGCGCTCACCCTCGGCGTGCACGCGCTGCGCGGCGCAACGCTGGACGCGCCCACT GTATTCACAACAGTGGCACTAGTGAACATGTTGATATCTCCTCTGAACGCCTTCCCTTGGGTTTTGAATGGGTTGACGGAAGCTTGGGTGTCTGTCAAACGCATACAGAAACTGCTCGAG cTTCCTGATATGGATCCGGAGCGATACTACGATAGATTGAACACGAATCGTGACGAAGAAAAGATGATTATATTCAACAACGCAAGCTTTTCTTGGGCCAAACCTTCTGACAAGAAAAAGCCGCCACCGAAAACTAAGAAAAACAAAGGAAAATCTAAAAGAAAGACATCTAAGGCTAATCTTCAACGTAGAGATTCAATATCATCTGTCGATGCTATCCCATCTGATCAACCATTTACCCTGAGAAACATTAATTTGGATATTGGAAGAGAGGACTTTATAGGAATAGCCGGTCCCGTGGGCAGTGGAAAAACGTCCTTATTGCACGCTATCATAGGGGATATGATCAAGAGGGGTGGTGATATACAGATTCCCGAGCACCTTGACA GTTTCGGCTACGTGTCCCAGTCGGCGTGGCTGGTGCGCGGCACTATCCGCGACAACATCCTGTTTGGTAAACCCTACGATGAGGCCAAGTTCCGAGCCGTCGTCGACGCCTGCGCACTCACTG AGGACCTGAACGTGCTGggctgggcggcggcggcgggcgacgGCGGCTGCACGCTGAGCGGCGGCCAGCGGACGCGCATTGCCCTCGCGCGCGCCGTCTACCAGGACAAACAAG TATACCTATTAGACGACGTGCTATCGGGTGTGGACGCTCGGGTAGCCCAGCACATCATGCAGCGATGCATTCTGGGCCTTCTGAAGAGGACCACAAGGGTGCTAGTCGCTCACTCGCCGAAACACCTCGCCAGGGCCAACACCGTGCTACTGATGAAAGACGGAAAGATTGTCAAACAAG GCCCACCGGAAACGGTACTGAACGACATAGAAGAGTACCTCCCGAGCGAGACGGAGTCGATAGGGGAGGAGCCTGTGCAGGCGCCGCCCAAGGACGACGACCCGGCCGAGGTCGCCAGCCAGGACAGCCTCGCGCAATAT GAGGGCATGTCCCAAGGCACGGTCCGCTGGTGGGTAGTCGGCCTGTACCTCCGTTCCATCGGGTTCTTCCTCTCCACCGCCATCGTCCTGTCACTGATCCTGATGCAAGTCTCTCAAAACTTCACCTTCCTGTGGCTAGCCTACTGGGTCAAGAACAGAGCAAGCAACGCTACTACTCTGGAAATAACCCACGAGAACACAAAGTTCCTAGACCACGGATTCAATGCTATAGACACAGTCATACATAGCATTATTAACGGCACTCTTTTTAAGAAAGATGCTAATGTTAATGCGACTAAATTGAATGAGCAGTTAGGTGGCGAGACGTTGATGCCGAACAGTGATATGTTTTATTTGGAAGTGTATTTCGGGCTGGCGGGGCTGAATGTGGTGTTTACAGTGATGCGAGCGTTCCTGTTTGCGTATGGAGGCGTCCAGGCAGCTACTAGGATGCATCGGATGCTGTTGAAGACTGTTGTCAAG GCGGAGGTGAAATTCTTCGACACGACGCCCCTAGGCCGCATCGTGAACCGATTTTCTTCGGACACATACACCGTGGACGACTCGCTGCCCTTCATACTAAACATACTGCTCGCTCAGCTGTTCTCGCTTATCG GAGCATTATCAGTGACGCTATACGGCGTACCCTACGTGGCGGTGGCGCTAGTCCCCCTGCTGCCGGTCTACTACTGGCTGCAGCGGCGCTACCGAGTCTCCTCCAGGCAACTCAAGAGGCTACAGAGTGTCACGCTGACGCCCGTCTACTCGCACTTTAGCGATACTTTGCAAG GTCTAACATCAATCCGCGCGCTCGGAGCGGGCGCGCGCTGGCTGGAGAAGGGCAGCGACAGCGTGGAGCGCTCGCAGCGCGCCGCGCTCAGCGCCGCAGCGGCAGCGGCGTGGCTGGCGCTGCGCCTCCAGggggccgccgccgcgctgtgcgccgccgccgccctcgcGCCGCTGCActccgccaccgccgccggtGAGTGAC GTCTGGTCGGTCTGGCGTTATCCTACGCCTTATCTCTCACGTCGATGGTGAGCGGCGTGATGAACGCGTTCACGGAGACCGAGCGCGAGATGATCGCCGTGGAGCGTGTCGGGGAGTACATACGGGAG ATAGAAGTGGAGAAGATAGACGGCGACCCGCCCCCGTACGGCTGGCCCACGCAGGGCGTCATCGAGTTCAAGGACGTCGTGCTCAAGTACAG CGACCGCCCCACAGCGGCGCCGGCGCTCAACGGCGTCTCGTTCAGCACGCACTCGGGCGAGCGAGTCGGCGTGGTGGGCCGCACGGGCGCCGGCAAGAGTTCTCTACTACACGCCTTGTTGCGCACGAGACGTCTGCAAGCTGGCGCGGTGGCCGTGGACAACGTGCCGCTCAGCACGATGCATCTGCACGCACTGAG ATCCCGCATCGGCGTAATACCCCAGGAACCGTTCATCTTCACGGGCACCGTGCGTGAGAACACGGACCCGCTCCGCATCCACACGGACGCGGAGATCAGTCGCGCGCTGGAGCgctgcggcgcggcgggcgagGCGTTCGCGCTGGCgtgcccggcggcggcgctgtcGCGGGGGCAGCGCCAGCTACTGTGCCTGGCCAGGGCGCTGCTGCAGCGGGCTAAG GTTCTTCTAATAGACGAAGCAACCGCGAACCTCGACCAAGAAACGGAACGCCTCATCCTCGACGCACTCAAGTGTTCGTTCGCGGGCGCGACCGTGCTATTCGTCGCGCACCGCGTGCTAGGCGTGCTGGAGTGCGCGCGCGTGCTCGTGCTAGCCCAGGGGAAAGTGCAGGAGTATGCGCCCCCGGATGAGTTGTTGGCTGATCCGACTTCGCAGTTGTATAGGCTGGTGCATGCGCATGAAGAGTAG